One Yimella lutea DNA window includes the following coding sequences:
- a CDS encoding DHA2 family efflux MFS transporter permease subunit produces the protein MSSVAPEYPDKIDGAVLKIAGVVVLGAIMSILDITVVNVALPDLQTTFTGADNPLPYATVAWTVTAYTLALATVIPLTGWAADRFGTKRLYLLAVALFTAGSVLCAMANSINMLILFRVLQGLGGGLLMPLGMTIMTKAAGPKRMGRLMAILGVPMLLGPILGPILGGWLIEHYSWHWIFLINLPLGIAALVYAWWALPSDSPEPTESFDFVGMLMMSPGLALFLYGISSIPEEGTFFSAKVIGFGTVGLLLLIAFVIYSFKPEHPLLDLRLFANRQLTVATITMFIFAAAFFGGLLLVPTYFQQVRGESPFDAGLLVAPQGIGAMLTMPIAGALADKIPVGRIVPFGLLAIIGGMFAMTQVDGDTSYWGYIIPVLFVMGLGMGATMMPIMTSAIKTLTHHQVARGSTLLNITQQIASSVGVAIMSVVLTNGLKNDKLVSQAQGFQEATKGTKDPALIQATLPKFPAVAEIVASAGSNPAAAQAKLMSAVSDAMGKVFGSTFLVAAILVSLTLIPALMMPRKHEESHFADDADGTAPPVLIH, from the coding sequence ATGTCTTCGGTTGCTCCGGAATATCCGGACAAGATCGACGGTGCCGTCCTGAAGATCGCAGGTGTCGTCGTCCTCGGCGCCATCATGTCGATCCTCGACATCACCGTCGTGAACGTCGCTCTCCCTGATCTGCAGACCACCTTCACCGGCGCCGACAACCCGCTGCCGTACGCCACGGTCGCGTGGACGGTCACCGCCTACACGCTCGCCCTGGCCACCGTCATCCCGTTGACCGGTTGGGCCGCCGACCGCTTCGGCACCAAGCGTCTCTACCTGCTCGCGGTGGCGCTGTTCACCGCCGGCTCCGTGCTGTGCGCGATGGCGAACAGCATCAACATGCTGATCCTGTTCCGCGTGCTTCAGGGCCTGGGCGGCGGTCTGCTCATGCCGCTCGGCATGACGATCATGACCAAGGCCGCCGGCCCGAAGCGCATGGGCCGCCTGATGGCGATCCTCGGTGTGCCGATGCTGCTCGGTCCGATCCTCGGCCCGATCCTGGGCGGTTGGCTGATCGAGCACTACAGCTGGCACTGGATCTTCCTGATCAACCTGCCGCTCGGCATCGCCGCACTGGTGTACGCGTGGTGGGCGCTGCCGTCCGACTCCCCCGAGCCCACCGAGTCCTTCGACTTCGTCGGCATGCTGATGATGAGCCCGGGTCTCGCGCTCTTCCTGTACGGCATCTCCTCGATCCCGGAGGAAGGCACGTTCTTCTCGGCCAAGGTCATCGGCTTCGGCACCGTGGGTCTGCTGCTGCTCATCGCGTTCGTGATCTACAGCTTCAAGCCCGAGCACCCGCTGCTTGACCTGCGCCTGTTCGCCAACCGTCAGTTGACCGTCGCGACCATCACGATGTTCATCTTCGCGGCCGCGTTCTTCGGTGGCCTGCTGCTGGTGCCGACCTACTTCCAGCAGGTGCGCGGTGAGTCGCCGTTCGACGCCGGTCTGCTGGTCGCCCCGCAGGGCATCGGCGCCATGCTGACCATGCCGATCGCCGGTGCGCTCGCCGACAAGATCCCGGTCGGACGCATCGTGCCGTTCGGTCTGCTGGCGATCATCGGCGGCATGTTCGCCATGACCCAGGTCGACGGCGACACCTCGTACTGGGGCTACATCATCCCGGTGCTGTTCGTCATGGGTCTGGGCATGGGTGCGACGATGATGCCGATCATGACCTCGGCGATCAAGACGCTGACCCACCACCAGGTGGCCCGTGGTTCGACGCTGCTGAACATCACTCAGCAGATCGCCTCGTCCGTCGGTGTCGCGATCATGTCGGTCGTCCTCACCAACGGTCTGAAGAACGACAAGCTCGTCTCGCAGGCCCAGGGCTTCCAAGAAGCGACCAAGGGCACCAAAGACCCAGCCCTCATCCAGGCGACCCTGCCTAAGTTCCCGGCCGTCGCCGAGATCGTCGCGTCCGCCGGTTCCAACCCGGCCGCCGCTCAGGCCAAGCTCATGTCCGCAGTGTCGGACGCGATGGGCAAGGTCTTCGGCAGCACCTTCCTGGTGGCTGCGATCCTGGTGTCGCTCACGCTGATCCCGGCGCTGATGATGCCGCGCAAGCACGAGGAGTCGCACTTCGCGGACGACGCCGACGGCACCGCGCCGCCGGTCTTGATCCACTGA
- a CDS encoding amidohydrolase family protein has translation MTTPGPRTDAEVPGYLSRLGIPGLADIHVHFMPDAVLNKVWDYFDHADTNYGTPWPITYRLPEDERIEQLRTLGVRYIPSLNYAHKPGMATWLNEWNREFAGRVDGAVHSATFYPEPGAAACVRQAMDAGARLWKVHVSVSAFTPEDPLLDDVWPLIDEAGTPVVIHAGSGPLAGEFTGPEPVRRLLERHPRLPLVIAHLGMPEYNAFADLSQQYERVHLDTTMVATDFTERLAPLPDGYVDRLGSLSDKVVLGTDFPNIPYAYAHQIEALARLDLGDEWMRKALWHNGHRLMGA, from the coding sequence ATGACCACACCCGGACCGCGCACCGACGCCGAGGTGCCCGGGTACCTGTCTCGCCTGGGTATCCCCGGCCTCGCCGACATCCACGTCCACTTCATGCCGGACGCGGTGCTGAACAAGGTGTGGGACTACTTCGATCACGCCGACACGAACTACGGGACGCCCTGGCCGATCACCTACCGGCTGCCCGAGGACGAGCGCATCGAGCAGCTGAGGACGCTCGGCGTTCGGTACATCCCCAGCCTGAACTACGCGCACAAGCCCGGTATGGCCACATGGCTGAACGAGTGGAACCGCGAGTTCGCCGGACGGGTGGACGGCGCGGTGCACAGCGCGACCTTCTACCCCGAGCCAGGAGCGGCCGCGTGCGTTCGGCAGGCGATGGACGCCGGCGCAAGGCTGTGGAAGGTGCACGTTTCGGTGAGTGCTTTCACGCCCGAGGACCCGCTGCTCGACGATGTGTGGCCGCTGATCGACGAGGCGGGAACGCCGGTCGTGATCCATGCGGGGTCGGGTCCGTTGGCGGGTGAGTTCACCGGTCCGGAGCCGGTACGCCGGTTGCTCGAACGCCACCCGCGGTTGCCGTTGGTGATCGCCCATCTGGGGATGCCCGAGTACAACGCATTCGCCGACCTGTCGCAGCAGTACGAACGGGTCCATCTGGACACGACGATGGTGGCGACCGATTTCACTGAACGCCTAGCTCCGCTGCCGGACGGCTACGTCGACCGGCTTGGTTCGCTGAGCGACAAGGTGGTGCTCGGCACCGACTTCCCGAACATCCCCTACGCCTACGCCCACCAGATCGAGGCCCTGGCCCGCCTCGACCTTGGTGATGAGTGGATGCGGAAAGCGCTGTGGCACAACGGTCATCGTCTGATGGGTGCCTGA
- a CDS encoding flavin reductase family protein has translation MNQRAFRMDDLPAPAPYRLLTGLVIPRPIAWVSSVDAEGRPNLAPHSFFTVASGNPPIVQFTSVGRKDSLNNIEATGEFVVNFVPRRLLEPMNATAESAPPHVDEFELAGLTKTPSQQVRPPRVAASPSALECLLHNVIPVGDSFIVLGRVVCAWVDEDVLDNDRPLEWNLDPVARLSGSRYVTYGETVTLRRPE, from the coding sequence GTGAATCAACGTGCATTCCGGATGGATGACCTTCCGGCTCCCGCGCCGTATCGCTTGCTCACGGGGTTGGTGATCCCCCGGCCGATCGCGTGGGTCAGCAGTGTGGACGCCGAGGGCCGACCCAACCTTGCGCCGCACTCGTTCTTCACCGTCGCGTCCGGCAATCCTCCGATCGTTCAGTTCACCTCAGTGGGTCGAAAGGACTCACTCAACAACATCGAGGCGACTGGTGAGTTCGTGGTCAACTTCGTGCCCCGGCGGTTACTGGAGCCCATGAACGCCACCGCCGAGTCCGCCCCGCCGCACGTCGACGAGTTCGAACTGGCCGGTCTCACCAAGACCCCCTCGCAGCAGGTGCGTCCACCTCGGGTCGCCGCATCGCCATCTGCACTGGAATGCCTGCTGCACAACGTGATTCCCGTCGGAGACTCGTTCATCGTGCTCGGACGCGTGGTGTGCGCCTGGGTCGACGAGGACGTCCTGGACAACGACCGTCCGCTCGAGTGGAACCTCGATCCGGTGGCTCGCCTGAGCGGGTCCCGCTACGTCACCTACGGCGAGACGGTCACGCTGCGCCGTCCCGAGTAG
- a CDS encoding endonuclease/exonuclease/phosphatase family protein: MAPRTSRRATKAQAAVGLLATAVMSIRWWDLPAVEFLAMCQALWPVSASACVVTAAVLGVRRRGAWVLVLGPALALSLVGVGHDLWRGAPLVPDEPGKSITVAAINMKQAQGSPDDVAAVVKRHRVDVLVLLEVDEVAVADLRRRPELRELRYTSGRAWNSTVAGSVILSRLPQRERESDAGPASPGQLQQPRVVISGSDGRCVAVLGAHPLPPLPGLAGTWAREIKGLHLTESGERDRGCRTVVAGDFNATRDHPAFRAFLRGGVEAQKGWGTDASWPSASPVLSLDHVVTHGFAVSGRGRFTVQGSDHRGTWVRLVPR, translated from the coding sequence ATGGCACCACGTACCTCCAGGCGGGCTACTAAGGCACAGGCTGCCGTCGGCCTGCTTGCCACCGCGGTGATGAGCATCCGTTGGTGGGACCTTCCGGCGGTGGAGTTCTTGGCCATGTGCCAGGCGTTGTGGCCGGTGTCGGCTTCGGCCTGTGTCGTGACGGCGGCGGTGCTCGGCGTGCGTCGGCGTGGTGCCTGGGTACTCGTGCTCGGTCCGGCGCTCGCTCTCTCGCTCGTCGGGGTCGGTCACGACTTGTGGCGCGGCGCCCCGCTGGTTCCGGACGAGCCCGGCAAGAGCATCACGGTCGCTGCGATCAACATGAAGCAAGCGCAAGGATCTCCCGATGATGTCGCCGCCGTTGTCAAGCGGCACCGGGTGGACGTGCTCGTCCTGCTGGAAGTCGACGAGGTTGCGGTGGCTGACCTGCGTCGGCGTCCTGAACTGCGCGAGCTCCGGTACACCTCCGGGCGTGCCTGGAACAGCACCGTCGCTGGAAGCGTGATTCTGTCCCGCCTCCCGCAGCGCGAGCGTGAGTCCGACGCAGGTCCGGCTTCCCCGGGGCAATTGCAGCAACCACGAGTCGTGATAAGCGGCAGCGACGGCCGCTGCGTGGCGGTGCTCGGCGCGCACCCGCTGCCGCCACTACCCGGGTTGGCTGGGACGTGGGCGCGGGAGATCAAGGGGCTGCACCTTACGGAGTCCGGTGAGCGCGATCGCGGATGCCGAACCGTCGTCGCGGGTGACTTCAACGCCACCAGGGACCACCCGGCCTTCCGCGCGTTCCTGCGCGGCGGTGTCGAGGCGCAGAAGGGATGGGGCACGGACGCGTCCTGGCCGTCGGCTTCACCAGTGCTTTCGCTCGACCACGTGGTCACCCACGGCTTCGCGGTGAGCGGTCGTGGACGATTCACCGTGCAGGGGTCCGACCACCGTGGAACGTGGGTGCGTCTGGTGCCGAGGTGA
- a CDS encoding winged helix-turn-helix transcriptional regulator, with amino-acid sequence MVENINRASSRRSYGQFCGLARALDVVGDRWNLLIVRELLPGPLRYGELKASLPGVASNLLAERLRTMEETGVVERALGDTGVVYGLTRWGTELKEPMEALGRWGVPLLAAGRGDDEFRPRWLTLALPAILHGRTAAPPVEIGFEVEGLLIVLRIDEGGPSARIGDKNRPNTVLAAEADTVVGFVAGALTIDQALYAGELRGDAAPLRQAFA; translated from the coding sequence ATGGTTGAAAATATCAATCGTGCATCATCACGTCGATCCTACGGTCAGTTCTGCGGGCTGGCGCGCGCGCTCGACGTCGTCGGAGACCGCTGGAACCTCCTGATCGTGCGCGAGCTGCTGCCCGGACCCCTGCGATACGGCGAGCTCAAAGCATCCCTGCCGGGCGTGGCGAGCAACCTCCTCGCCGAGCGGTTGCGGACGATGGAGGAGACCGGCGTTGTGGAGCGAGCGCTGGGAGACACAGGCGTCGTCTACGGACTGACACGATGGGGCACGGAGCTCAAGGAGCCGATGGAGGCCCTGGGCCGGTGGGGCGTGCCTCTGCTGGCCGCCGGGCGCGGTGATGACGAGTTCCGGCCCCGGTGGCTGACGCTCGCCCTGCCCGCCATTCTCCACGGGAGGACGGCAGCGCCGCCCGTCGAGATCGGCTTTGAGGTCGAGGGTCTGCTCATCGTTCTCCGCATCGACGAGGGTGGTCCGAGCGCGCGGATCGGTGACAAAAATCGACCGAACACCGTCCTAGCGGCCGAGGCCGATACCGTTGTCGGCTTCGTCGCCGGCGCTCTCACCATCGACCAAGCGCTCTATGCAGGAGAACTCCGCGGAGACGCGGCCCCCCTTCGGCAAGCGTTCGCCTAA
- a CDS encoding DUF1761 domain-containing protein has translation MEISWIGVLLAFVAGMVVAMAWYSKGAIADAWEGLTGITPEKNRPVRTRNLVLLAVSNAATTFGLAFAVGLTSAATGNDSVWLAVVVGFVAWLTLSASTLLQHNSFEQKPLKLTIINTGYQLALFLAITLVLGLF, from the coding sequence ATGGAGATCAGCTGGATTGGTGTGCTCCTCGCGTTCGTCGCGGGGATGGTCGTCGCGATGGCCTGGTACTCAAAGGGAGCCATCGCGGACGCCTGGGAAGGACTCACGGGCATCACACCGGAGAAGAACAGACCCGTCCGAACACGGAACCTCGTCCTGCTCGCCGTGTCCAACGCGGCGACCACTTTCGGACTGGCGTTCGCCGTCGGGCTCACGTCGGCGGCCACCGGCAACGACTCCGTGTGGCTGGCGGTGGTGGTTGGGTTCGTCGCCTGGCTGACGCTGTCCGCATCGACTCTTCTCCAGCACAACTCGTTCGAGCAGAAGCCTCTGAAGCTGACGATCATCAACACCGGCTATCAGCTCGCGCTATTCCTGGCGATCACGCTTGTGCTGGGTCTGTTCTAG